TTGTCCTCTTCGGACAGTTCGTCCATACCGAGAATGGCGATGATGTCCTGCAGTTCCTTGTACTTCTGGAGGATCCGCTTGACCTCCTGGGCGACGCGGTAGTGCTCGTCGCCCACGATGGCCGGGTCCAGAATGGTGGAGCTGGAGGTCAGCGGGTCGACCGCCGGGTAGATGCCCATCTGCGAGATCGGCCGGGACAGCTCCGTCGTCGCGTCCAGGTGGGCGAACGTGGTCGCCGGCGCCGGGTCGGTGTAGTCGTCCGCGGGCACGTAGATCGCCTGCATCGAGGTGATCGAGTTGCCGCGGGTCGAGGTGATCCGCTCCTGCAGCTCACCCATCTCGTCGGCCAGCGTCGGCTGGTAACCCACCGCGGAAGGCATCCGGCCCAGCAGGGTCGACACCTCCTGGCCCGCCTGGGTGAACCGGAAGATGTTGTCGATGAACAGCAGCACGTCCTGGTTCTGGACGTCGCGGAAGTACTCCGCCATGGTCAGCGCCGACAGGGCGACCCGCATACGGGTACCCGGCGGCTCGTCCATCTGCCCGAACACGAGCGCGGTGTCGGCGAGCACGCCGGACTCCGCCATCTCCACCCACAGGTCGTTGCCCTCACGGGTGCGCTCGCCGACACCGGCGAACACGGAGGTACCACCGAAGTTCTTGGCGACACGGCGGATCATCTCCTGGATGAGCACCGTCTTGCCGACACCGGCACCGCCGAACAGGCCGATCTTGCCACCCTGGACGTACGGGGTGAGCAGGTCGATCACCTTGATGCCGGTCTCCAGCACCTCGGTGCGGCCTTCGAGCTGGTCGAACGCCGGGGCCTTGCGGTGGATGGACCAGCGCTCGGCGTCCGAGGCGTAGCCCGGCTCGTCGAGGCAGTGCCCGAGGGCGTTGAACACGTGGCCCTTGACCACGTCGCCCACCGGCACCGAGATGCCCTCGCCGGAGTCGCGCACCGCGACGCCCCGCACCAGGCCCTGGGTCGGCTGCATCGAGACGCAGCGCACGACGCTGTCACCGAGGTGCTGGGCGACCTCGAGCGTCAGCGTCTTGGCCATGGCCTCAGCGGTGATGTCCACGGTGAGGGAGTTGTTGAGGTCGGGCACCTGGTCGCGCGGGAACTCGACGTCCACGACCGGGCCGAGAACCCGGACGACGCGGCCGGTGCCAGTAGCCGTGCTAGTGGCAGTCGCAGTCATGTCACTCACTTCCTGCTGACGAGAGCGCCTCGACACCACCGACGATCTCGCTGATTTCCTGGGTGATCTGGGCCTGACGGGCCTGGTTGGCCTCACGGCTGAGGTTGCGGATCAGTTCGTCCGCGTTGTCCGTCGCCGCCTTCATCGCGGTACGACGCGCCGCGAAGACGGACGCCGCCGAGTCCAGCAGCCCGGCGAAGATCCGGGTGTTGATGTACTTCGGCAGCAACGCCTTGAACAACGTGTCCGCGTCCGGCTCGAAGTCGTAGACCGACCTCGGCTTCTTCGGCTCGTCGGAGTACTCCACCTCCAGCGGAGCGATCCGCGTGACGGTGGGCCGCTGCGTCAGCATGGACACGAACTCGGTGTGCACCACGTGCAACTCGTCCACACCCAGCGTACCGTCCTCGCCGCCGTCGTCGAGGTAGTCGTCGGCGCCCGCGAGGAACGCCTTGACCAGGGTCTCCCCCACTTCGGCGGCATCCGAGTAGCCGGGCTTCTCGGCGAAACCGGTCCAGCTGGCCGCGACGGGCCGCTGCCGGAACCGGTAGTACGCGTCGCCCTTGCGGCCGATCACGTACAGCACCGGGGTCTTGCCTTGCTCGCGCAGCAGGCTCTGCAGTTCCTCCGCCGCGCGCAGCACGTTGGAGTTGTAGCCGCCGCACTGGCCGCCGTCACTGGTCACCACGAGCACCGCGGCCCGCTTCGGGTTGTCCCGTTCCACCAGCAGCGGGTGGTCCAGCGAACTCGCCCCGGCCAGCTCGGACAGGGACTTGGTGATCTCGGCCGCGTACGGCCGGGACGCCTCCACCCTGGTCCGAGCCCGCATGATGCGGGACGTGGCGATCAGTTCCTGCGCCTTGGTGATCTTCCGGATCGACTTGACCGACCGGATGCGGTCTCGCAGTTCTCGAAGATTGGCCATGGCTTACCCGGTCACTTCTTCGGGGCGGGCTTGTTGACCTGAACGGTTTCCTGGCCCACCGCGTCCGCGTCCATGGCCTCGGCGTCGGCTTCCTGCGTGAGCGAGGAGCCGTCGGAGGTCGTGAACTGCTTCTTGAACTCCTCGACCGAGTCCACGATCAGCTTCTGGCCGTCGTCGGAGAGCTTCTTGCTCTCGACGATGTCCTTGAGCAGCGACTCGTGGGTGCGGCGCAGGTAGGAGAGGAACTCCGACTCGAAGCGCCGCACGTCGCCGACCGGAACGGTGTCGACGTGGCCCTTCGTGCCGAGGAACAGCGACACGACCTCTTCCTCGACCGGAAGCGGGTCGCCCGCGCCCTGCTTGAGCAGCTCCATGAGGCGGGCACCGCGGTCCAGCTGCGCCTTCGACGCGGCGTCGAGGTCCGAGGCGAAGGCGGAGAACGCCTCCAGCTCGCGGAACTGCGCCAGGTCGATCTTCAGCGAACCGGTGACCGACTTCATCGCCTTGATCTGCGCGGAACCGCCGACGCGGGACACCGAGATGCCGACGTCGATGGCGGGGCGCTGACCGGCGTTGAACAGGTCCGACTGCAGGAAGCACTGGCCGTCGGTGATGGAGATGACGTTCGTCGGGATGTAGGCCGACACGTCGTTGGCCTTCGTCTCGATGATCGGCAGGCCCGTCATCGAACCGGCGCCCATCTCGTCGGAGAGCTTCGCGCAGCGCTCCAGCAGACGGGAGTGCAGGTAGAAGACGTCACCGGGGTAGGCCTCGCGGCCCGGCGGACGACGCAGCAGCAGCGAGATCGCGCGGTAGGCCTCGGCCTGCTTGGTGAGGTCGTCGAACACGATCAGGACGTGCTTGCCCTGGTACATCCAGTGCTGGCCCAGCGCGGAACCCGCGTAGGGGGCCAGCCACTTCAGACCCGGCGAGTCCGAGGCGGGGGCGGCGACGATGGTCGTGTACTCCATCGCGCCCGCGTCCTCGAGGGACTTCTTCACGCCGGCGATCGTGGAGCCCTTCTGGCCGATCGCGACGTAGATGCAGTGGACCTGCTTGGCAGGGTCACCGCTGTCCCAGTTGCCCTTCTGGTTGATGATCGTGTCGACCGCGACCGTGGTCTTGCCGGTCTTGCGGTCGCCGATCAGCAACTGGCGCTGGCCGCGGCCGATGGGGGTCATCGAGTCGATGGCCTTGATGCCGGTCTGCATCGGCTCGGCGACGCCCTGGCGCTGCACGACCGTGGCGGCCTGCAGCTCGAGGGCGCGCTGCGCCTCGGCCTTGATCTCGCCGAGGCCGTCGATGGCCTCGCCCAGCGGGTCCACCACGCGGCCGAGGAAGCCGTCGCCGACCGGCATGGACAGCACCTTGCCGGTCCGCTTGACCTCCTGGCCCTCTTCGATGCCCGCGGATTCGCCCAGGATGACCGCGCCGATCTCCTGCGCCTCCAGGTTCATCGCCACGCCGTAGACGCCGCCGGGGAACTCCAGCAGCTCTTCGGTCATCACCGAAGGCAGGCCCTCGACATGGGCGATGCCGTCACCGGTATCGGTGACGACGCCGACCTCCTCGCGGCTGACCTCCGGGGAGTAGCTGGAGACGTACTTCTCGATCGCACTGCGGATCTCGTCCGACGAGATCGTCAGCTCCGCCATGTCTCGTTCCTGCTCTCGGTTCGTTCTGGAAGGAAGTTCGTGTCCGGGCCGCGCCCTCGCCGTCAGTCGGCGAGATCGCGCCGGAGGGACTGCAGGCGCCCCGTGGTCGTCCCGTCGATGATCTCGTCACCGACCTTGATCAGCAGGCCGCCGCCGACCGCAGGATCCACTTCCAGGTGGACCGCGATGGGCCGCGAGTAGATCCGCTGCAACGTGGCCGCGAGCCGCTGCTGCTGCTGCTCGGAGAGCTCGATGGCGGACCGCACGTGCGCCACCGAACGCTCCCGGCGCTTGGCCGAGAGCTCCGCGAGCTCCTCCAGCCCCTCGCTGACGTGTCCGCCACGCGGGTGCGCCACCAACTGGCGCACCAGGGCCTGGGTGACGGGTTCGACCTTGCCGCCGAGCAGTTCGTCGACCAGCGCGGTCTTGCCGTCGGTGGCAGCGGCCGGGTCGGCCAGCAGCCGCTCCAGCTCCAGTTCGGCGCCGATGATGCGGCCGAGGCGGAACAGCTCGTCCTCGACCGCGTCCAGCCGGCCCGCCCGTTCGGCCTGCACCAGCAGGGCGATCCGTGCCAGCCGCTCCAGACCTCCGACCAGGTCCTTCGCGCTCGACCAGCGGGAGCGGACGGCTTCGACGACCACGGGCAGCGCCCGGGCGCCGAGCTTGCCGGCCAGCAACTGCTTGGCCAGCTCCTCCCGCGAACGGGGTTCGGTGGAGGCGTCCGCCAGCGCCCGGCGCAGGGTCGACTCACGACCCAGCAGGGCGGCCACGCCGAACAGTTCGTCGGCGAGGCCGGTGATCTCCGCGGCCCCGGCCCCGTCGGTGGCCTGCAACAGCTGCAGCTCGGTGGCTGCCAGCGCGTCGCGGCTCGCGGCGTTCACGAGGGTGCTCAACTCTCCAGGGCCTTTCGTTCTGGGGGAACCTTCGGGGACCACATCATGTGCGTGTCCATCGCACCGGCGCCGTCAGGACCTGCTGGACCCGGACGGTGCCGACGTGGAGTCCAGTTCCTCCAGGAACCGGTCCACGGTGCCGCGACGACGGGTCTCGTCCTCAAGGGACTCCCCGACGATGCGACCGGCCAGATCCACGGCCTGACGGCCGAGGTCGGCGCGCAGCTCCGCAACGATCTGCGAACGCTGCGCGGCCAGCTGGTTCTGGCCTTGCGTGACGATCCGCTCCGACTCGGTCTGAGCCTGGGTGCGCATCTCCTCGACGATCTGCTGGCCCTCGGCCCGCGCGTCGTCCCGGATCCGCGCAGCCTCGGCGCGCGCCTCGGCCAGCTGCGACTTGTACTGCTCCAGCGTCCGCTGTGCCTCGGCCTGAGCCTGCTCGGCGCGGGCGATACCGCCCTCGATCCGCTCGCTGCGCTCCGCGTAGATCTTCTCGAAGCGCGGCACCGCGTACTTCCACAGTACGAACAGCAGGATCAGGAAGGCGATCAGGCCGACGACGATCTCGGCCGGCTCGGGGATGACGGGGTTGTGCCCGCCCTCCGCGGCCAACAGCATCTGTGTCTTCACCACGACGTCTCCCAACGCTCTCCAGCCGTGAACAAGGTCAGGCTGCGGAGGCGATGAAGTACACGACCAGGCCGATCAGGGCGAGCACCTCGACCAGGACGAACGAGATCCAGGCGATGCCCTGCAGCTGGCCCTGGGCCTCCGGCTGACGCGCGGTGCCGTTGATGACGGCGGCCCAGATCAGACCGACACCCACACCCGGGCCGATGGCGCCGAGGCCGTAGCCGATCGCGGCCAGGCCGGGGTTGATGTTCGCTGCAGATTCGGCGGCCTGCGCAAGAACGATGTTGCTCACTTTCACTACCTTTCAACTCGGTCCGCGCAATCCGCGCGGATCGGAGGTCTTGGTCTTGCTCTCAGTGCTCCGAGGACAGCGCACTGCCGATGAAGTTGGCCGTCAGCAGCGCGAAGATGTAGGCCTGGAGCACCTGGATCAGGGCTTCGACGAACGTCAAGGCAATGGAGAAGGCGAAAGCGACGATGGAGACCGGCTTCAGCCCCGCGCTCGCCTCCATGAGCAGGAATTCCCCGCCCAAGGTGAACACAAGCAGGATGAGGTGACCGGCGAACATCGCGGCGAACACCCGGATCGCCAGCGCGACCGGCTGGGCGATGAACTTCTGGAAGAACTCGATCGGCGCGAGCAGCACGTAGATCGGCTTCGGCACGCCCGGTGGGAACATGACGTGCTTGAAGTAGCCGAGGAATCCGTGCGTGGCGAAACCGACCGTGTGGATCACGACGTACACGACGATGAACAGCGCGACCGGGAACCCGATCCGCGACATCGTGGGGAACTGGATCAGCGGGATGATCCCGAAGATGTTGTTCACCAGCACGAACGTGAACAGCGCGAAGATCAGCGGGACGAACTTGCGAAAGTCCTTCGCCCCGATCTGGTCCCGCGCGATGTTGTTACGGCTGAACTCGTAGAGGAACTCCGCGACGAACTGGGACTTGCCCGGTACCAGCTTCAGGTTGCGGGTCGCCATCACGAAGTACGCGCCGACGATCACCACCGAGAGTGCGATCAGCACCATCGGCTTGGTTACGCCGCCGAAGATCGGCGGGAGGTCAAAAGCATCGGCACCCGGCGGTACGAACTGTCCGCCTTGGGCCAGCACCAGCGCGCCCAACTGGGCTCCTTCCGGTTCTCCCGAGGTTCACACCGCCGGGGGAATCGTCATGATTTGCACGTAACGTACCCGATACGCGATCTGGCACGTTCGCCGACCCCACCCTAGTGAGCGCAGATACGTTCAGTAAGGGATGGACGGTCGCCACACGGATGGGCGACCAGGCCGAAGCGGACAATACCAGCGGGTAACAAGTTTCGGGAAGCTACCCGGTCTTGGTCAACAAAACGGTCATTGACCAGTGACGATGGTCGGGATCTTGGTATTCCGGAATGCGACGACCTCTGCGCCGGCCCACACCATGATGGTGGCCAGCATGGTCAACGCCAGCGCCATCGGATGGATCGCTTCCACGCCGCCCAGCAAGGTCATCACGATGAGTAACACCAGCATCTTGCCGACGTAACCACCGAGCGCGACCGCCATGACGAACATCGGGTGCAACCCACCCGTCCAGCGCATCAGGAAGATAGTGAGCAGTGACGATCCGAACGCCACCGCGCCACCGACGACCGCGCCGAACGCGCCGGTCGCCCCGACGAGGACCGCGGACACCACGATGCCGAGCAGCACCGTCGCGACACCCGGCCACAGCGCGGTCCGCAGCATGGCGTCGGCCAGCTTCCGCACCGTCGCGGCGTGCGGGTTCTCCGCTGCCTGCTCGGCGGGCTGTTCGGTCGTCTCGCTCATTCAGGCCCCTCGATCGGATCGCCATCGTCCGGCCATTCTCGGAATGAGCGAAATGATAGCTGCCGCCGCCACGCCGATCCCGGCCACCCAGCCGACCACGGCCGCGCTGAACAGCGTCAACGACACCGCGCCGAAGGCCAGCACGCCTGCCCACAAGTAGATGAGCAGCACCGCGCGGCGTTGCGAGTGGCCGATTTCCAGCAGCCGGTGGTGCAGGTGCATCTTGTCCGCGTGGAACGGGCTCTTGCCGGCCCGCGTCCGGCGTACCACCGCCATGATCAAGTCCAGCAGCGGCACGAACAGCACCGCCGCCAGCACCAGCAGGGGTGAGAGCAGCGCCAGCAGGTCCTTGCCGCCGAAGCCCGCGTAGTCGGCCTTGCCGGACGCCGACGTGCTCGCCGTCGCCAGCATCAGCCCGATCAGCATCGAACCCGAATCGCCCATGAAGATCCGCGCCGGCTGGAAGTTGTACGGCAGGAAGCCCATGCACGCGCCCGCGATCGACGCCGCGATCAGCGCCGGCGGGTACGCGGTGACGTCGCCACCGTGCTGCTGCAGCAGGCTCAGGCAGAACGCGCAGGTCGCGCTCGCCGCGATCAACCCGATCCCCGAGGCAAGCCCGTCCAGGCCGTCCACGAAGTTCATCGCGTTGATCATCGTGACGACCAGCAGCACCGTCAGCAGCTGGCCCTGGTTGCTGTTGAGGACCATGAGCTGACCCATGTGCCCCTCATCGCCACCCCACGGCACCCAGAACCCGAACCACTGCACACCGAGCAGCACCAGGATCCCGGCCGCGGTCACCTGACCGGCCAGCTTCGTCAGCGAATCCAGTTCGAAGCGGTCGTCGAGCGCGCCGACCAGCACGATCAACCCACCGGCCACCAGCGCGGCCACCGCGTCGTTGGAGAACTCGAAACCCCGCGACAGCGCAGGCAGGTTGCTCGCGAGGAACATCGCCGCGAGCACCCCGCCGAACATCGCCACCCCGCCCATCCGGGGGATCGGCGTCAGGTGCACGTCGCGCTTGCGGGGATAGGCGACCGCGCCCACGCGGATCGCCAGCAACCGGACCAAGCCGGTCAACAGGAATGTCACCGCCGCCGCGGTGAGCAGAACAAGCAGGTACTCGCGGGCGGGGAGACCCGCGGGAGCCCAGAGGGGTGCGTTGTCCATGGCGGCGGCTCTACCCTCGCGGGCCGACGGCCCGCGGAAGGTCGATGTTCAGCCCCCAGAACGGCGTCTTCAAGCTCGGCGCTCCTCATCGCTGTCCACGTTGCGCATCTGGGGCTAACGCTATCGGCCAACAGCCGCACCACGACCACCGGTCCGGAACAGCGAAGATCGTCCGGGGCTCGGCGAGCGGTCGTGCGGGCCGCGAGCAAGGGAACCTTCCTGTCACGCCGGGAACGCGACCGGGCACGCGCCGCGTTCATGGCCTGCGCGAACCGGCGAATTCCAGCCGTGCGAAGAAGGGAACCTTCCTGTCACCGCTCGACGCGCGCAGGCCGAGCCGTGGACGCACATCGCCGGTGCGGTGCGCCCACTGACAGGGGAAGGGGGTTCGCGCCGTCACCGGGAAACCGGCGACGGCGCCCGGCTCACGCCGCGGGCTCGACCTCGACGCCGAGCACCTCGGACAGCTCCGCCAAGGTCACGGCGCCCTCCCGCAGCACCCGCGGCTGCGGCTGGGTCAGGTCCACGATCGTCGAGGCGACCGGCTCACCGGCGGGCCCGCCGTCCAGGTACACCCCGACCGACTCGCCGAGCTGCTCCCGCGCCTGCTCCGCCGCGGACGCCGGCGGGTGCCCCGTCCGGTTCGCGCTCGACACGGCCATCGGGCCGACCTCGCGCAGCAGGTCCAGGGCGACCGGGTGCAGCGGCATCCGCAGGTTCACCGTCCCGCGCGTGTCGCCCAGGTCCCACGCCAGCGACGGCGCCTGCGGCAGCACGAGCGACAACCCGCCCGGCCAGAACGCCTCCACCAGCGATCGGGCCTGCCGCGACACGGACTGGACGAGGCCGTCGATGGTCGACCACGAACCGACCAGCACCGGAACGGGCATGTCGCGTCCTCGGCCCTTGGCCGACAACAACGACCCCACGGCATCGGAGTCGAAGGCGTCCGCGCCGATCCCGTACACGGTGTCGGTGGGCAGGACGACGAGCCCTCCGGCGCGGACGGTGTTCGCGGCTGCGGCGAGACCGGCTTCCCGGTCGTCCGGGCGGTTGCAGTCATACACGGTGCTCACGCTCCGATCCTGGCACGCCACGCACGGGCCCCGGCGGGTGGTGCCCGTCCGCTGCGCTGCGGGCCTATCCTCCCCAGTAACACCAGCGCCCCGTCGCAAGATCGAAAAGGTGCGCTCGTCCTCGGCGGAGTCGTTGCCCTCGTCACCTCTCAGGTACGGCAACGTGACGGTCCCGCCGCACGTCTGATCGTACGAACGGCAGGTCCGCGATCCGGACCGCCCGTCTCCAGCCAGTCCCGAACAAGGAGTACAGATGACCGCCCCGCCCCAGGGTGTCGAGGTCGACCACGTCGAGTTCCCTGCCGGCAAGATCCGCTACTACCGCGCGGGGTCCTCTGGGCCCGCGATCGTGCTGCTGCACGGCGGCGGTCTGGACAACGCGATGCTGAGCTGGCGGCACACGATTCCCGTGCTCGCCGAAGACCACCGCGTCTACGTGCCCGACCTGCCCGGTCAAGGCGGGAGCAGGCCGTGGCACGGCCGCGCCAACCAGCGCACCTTCGAAGAGGTGCTGCGGTGGTTGCTCGACGCCTGGCAGGTGCGGGACACCATGATCGTCGGGTTGTCCATGGGCGGCAGCATCGCCACCGGGTTCACGCTGCGCCATCCTCGGCGCGTGCGGGGACTGGTGCTCGTCGGCTCCGGTGGGCTGGTCCCCCGGCTCGACCACCACCTGCTGAGCTACCTGGCGACCCGAGTCGAATTCGTCGGCTCGGCGAGCGCGAAGCTGCTGGCGAAGCATCGTGGACTGGTGCGGCGGCAGCTGACGAAGCAGCTGTTCACCGGCGACCGGCCCGTGCCCGACCTGGAGAGCATCGTCGACGAGGTCAGCGCCGAAGCCGGGCAGCGCGAATCGGTGTTCTCCGACTGGCAGCGCGACTCGCTCGGGCGGCGCGCCATGCGGGTCAACCACGGCCCCCACCTGGACCAGATCAACTGCCCCGTGATGTTCATCCACGGCGAGCAGGACACCGCGGTGCCGATCTCCTCCTCCCGGCAGGCGGCGACCGCCATCTCCGGTGCTCAGCTGCACGTGATCCCCGGCGCCGGGCACTGGCCGAACCGCGAGAAGGCCAACGAGTTCAACGCCCTGCTGCGCCAGTTCGTCAACGCCCGATCCTGACCGAACGAAGCGCGCACCAGCCGCCGCCCCGGCACCTCCCCGCGCCCGGCAGCACCCTCACCCGACAGCGGCCCACTCCCCCGGCCGAGCACCACCCCCACTTCGCACCGTGACGCCCCTGCGCGCGCCCGGATGCGAGGAAGGGAACCTTCCTGTCACCGGTGACAGGAAGGTTCCCTTCCTCGCAGAACCGCGGTCAGCAGGTGGCGCGGTAGAAGTACTGGGCTTGTGACTGCATGGAGTCGCGGGTGAGGGCGATCATGTCCGTTCTGGTCTCGCGTTCGACGGGTTCGCCCTTGATGGCGGCGATGGCTCGGGCGACACCTTCGCGGCCGATCTCCGCGGGGTTCTGCGCGATCAGGGCCTGCACGCGTCCGTTGCGGAGGTCGTCGACCTGCTTGGGGCTGGCGTCGAAGCCGACCAGCTGCACTTGGCCGGACTTCCCGGCATTGGCGAGCGCGGTGCCCGCGCCCTCGCCGGTGTTGAGGTTGGTGCCGAACACTCCGACGAGGTCGGGGTTGGCGGCCAGCGTCGCGGAGACGATCTGGGCGGCGGTCGCGGGCTCGTTCTCGGTGTACTGCGTCGGCAGCAACCGCAGGTTGGGGTGCTTGGCGATCTCCTCTTCGAAGCCGCGGGCGCGCTCGTCGGTGGTGGAGGTCCCGGCCTTCGTGTTCAGCGCGAGCACCGTGCCGGTGCGTTGCCCGACGAGATCGGCGAGGGTCTGCGCGGCGAGCACCCCTCCGGCGTGGTTGTCGGAGGACAGCGAGGTCACCGCGACCGACTTGTCCTCCAACGCGGTGTCGACCTCGACGACCTGAACACCGTTGTCCTTGGCCTGCTGCAGCGGCGTGGCGAGGGCCTTGTCATCGGTCGGCGCGATGATCACGGCTCCGGGCTGGGAACTGACGACACCGCTGAGCAATTGCGCCTGCTCGGCTTGTTCGAACTTCTCCGGCGCCTGCACGTTGAGTTCGTACCCGGCGGCCGCCGCCGCTTCTTTCGCCGCGCATTCGATGGAGACGTAGAACGGTTCCCCACGCATTCCGGTGAGCAATGCCAGGTTCTTGTTGTTCGGGTCCGTGGTGGCTCCCCCGGTGTCCCCGATCTGACCGGATCCGCAACCGGCGAGCAGAGTTCCCGCCGCCAGCACGACCATGATCTGATTCCTGATTTTCACTTTTTCCTCCACACACCGTTGTGCTGAAAAGCGGGTCAGCGGCTGTTGCGATTCCTCCGGCGCCGCTGGTCGAGCCAGACGGCGGCGACGAGCACGGCACCGACCGCGATCGGTTGCCAGAACGGCCGGACCCCGGCCATGACGAAGCCGGCGTCGAGCACGGCGGGGATGAACACGCCGATGACGCTGCCGAGGATCGTGCCCACGCCGCCGAACAGGCTGGTGCCGCCGAGCACGACCGCGGCGATCGCGTTGAGGTTGTCGTTGCTGTGCCCGCTGATCGTGGTGGTGCCGAAGTAGGCCAGCGACAGGAACCCGGCGAATCCCGCCAGCACCCCGGTCAGCGCGTACACGGCGACGAGGTGCCTGCTCACGTTGATCCCGGCGCGGCGCGCGGCTTCGGAGTTGGAGCCGATCGCGTAGGTGTGCCTGCCGAACGCGGTGGTGTGCAGCGCCCAGGCCGCGAGCAGGGTGACGATCGCGGCGAGGATCACCAGGTTCGGCACCACGCCGAACGAGGTCCCGGTGCCGAGCGTCTCCCGCAGCGCGGCGGGCACGGTGCGCACGTCGATGCCGTTGGTGAGCAGCTGGGCCGCGCCGAGCGCCGCGCCGAACGAGCCGAGCGTGACGATCAGCGCGGGCACCCGCGCCACCGCGACCAGGAGTCCGTTGAGCACGCCCCAGGCGGCACCGCCGAGCAGCGCCACGACCAGCCCGACGAGGATCACGCCCCATCCGGCGCCGGTGGCGTCACCACCGCTGAGCGCCTCCATCGTCTGCGCGGACACGACGCCGGCGAACACCAGCACGGATCCGACGGACAGGTCGATCCCGGAGGTGATGATCACGAAGGTCATCCCGACCGCGAGCATCAGCAGCGGCGCCGCCTGCACCAGCAGGGTCTGCAGGTTGAACAACGTGGGGAAGGCGTCCGGGCGCACCGCGCTGAACAGCACGCACAGCACGATCAGCACCAGACCCGTCCACAGCGTCGGCGACGCGGCCAGCCGGGTGCGGAAGGTCTTGCCGGAAGCGGGATCCGCGGTGGGCGCGGAGACGTCCTCGGGGGATCGTTGTGGTGCGGACATCAGTTCTCGTCCTCCTGGGTCAGAGCCCCGGTCATGGCTCCCACGAGCTCTTCGAGGCTCACGTCGGCAGCGCGGAAGCGAGCGACACGGCGGCCCAGCCGCAAGACCTCGACGCGGTCGGCGACGGAACGCACTTCGGGCATGTTGTGACTGATCAGCACCACCGAGATGCCGGTGTCGCGGACCCGGCGCACCACGTCGAGCACGCGTTCCCGCTGCACCACGCCGAGCGCCGCGGTCGGTTCGTCGAGGAACACCAGGCGATCCGCCCAGGCCACCGACCGGGCCACGGCGACGCTCTGGCGTTGCCCACCGGACAGCGCCCCGATCGGCACGTCCAGGTCGGGCAGCGAAACGCCGAAAGTCGCGAACTGCTCGGCGGCGCGGGCGCGCATGGCCGCCTTGTCCAGCATCCCGAGCTTGCCGAGCAGCCCACCGCGGCGGATTTCCCGCCCCAGGTACAGGTTCGCCGCCGGGTCCAGGTCCGGGGCGACGGCCAAGTCCTGGTAGGCCGTCTCGATGCCGTGCGAGCGGGCCGCGCCCGGCGAGTCCAGCGTCACCGGCGTCCCGGACACGCTGATCTGCCCGGAATCCGGTTGCTCCACACCGGAAAGGCATTTGACCAATGTGGACTTCCCGGCCCCGTTGTCGCCGATGAGGGCGACCACTTCGCCGGGGTGCACGGTGAAGGAGGCGCCCCGCAACGCCTCCACCCCGCCGTACCTCTTGGTGAGTTCGCGGGCTTCCAACAGCGGTTCGGACATCAGACCTTCCAGGTGGCTCGGGTGCTGCGGTCGAGGCGGTGCGGGGCACCGGGGCGGGGCGGGCGCACGTCGGTCCGGCACCGCGCGCGGGGGTTCACGCGGGCACCTCCCCCGATCCCCGCGGCAACAACCGGGTGGGCAGCACCAGTCGTCGCGGCGCAGTGGTGTCCCCGGCGAGCCGCGCGTACACGGTCCGCGCCGCCGACGCGCCCAGTTCCCGGACGTCGTAGGTGATGACCGTGATCGGCGGGTCCAGCAGGTCGGCCAGTTCGAAGTCGTCGAAACCCACCAGCGCGGGCCGCCCGGGACGCCCCGCGAGAGCGCGGACGGCGTGGACGGTGATCCGGTTGTT
This window of the Saccharopolyspora gloriosae genome carries:
- the atpD gene encoding F0F1 ATP synthase subunit beta; protein product: MTATATSTATGTGRVVRVLGPVVDVEFPRDQVPDLNNSLTVDITAEAMAKTLTLEVAQHLGDSVVRCVSMQPTQGLVRGVAVRDSGEGISVPVGDVVKGHVFNALGHCLDEPGYASDAERWSIHRKAPAFDQLEGRTEVLETGIKVIDLLTPYVQGGKIGLFGGAGVGKTVLIQEMIRRVAKNFGGTSVFAGVGERTREGNDLWVEMAESGVLADTALVFGQMDEPPGTRMRVALSALTMAEYFRDVQNQDVLLFIDNIFRFTQAGQEVSTLLGRMPSAVGYQPTLADEMGELQERITSTRGNSITSMQAIYVPADDYTDPAPATTFAHLDATTELSRPISQMGIYPAVDPLTSSSTILDPAIVGDEHYRVAQEVKRILQKYKELQDIIAILGMDELSEEDKVTVQRARRIQRYLSQNFFVAKQFTGQDGSFVPVKETIEAFDKLCKGDFDHYPEQAFLSIGGLEDLEQAYKKLTEK
- a CDS encoding F0F1 ATP synthase subunit gamma, with the protein product MANLRELRDRIRSVKSIRKITKAQELIATSRIMRARTRVEASRPYAAEITKSLSELAGASSLDHPLLVERDNPKRAAVLVVTSDGGQCGGYNSNVLRAAEELQSLLREQGKTPVLYVIGRKGDAYYRFRQRPVAASWTGFAEKPGYSDAAEVGETLVKAFLAGADDYLDDGGEDGTLGVDELHVVHTEFVSMLTQRPTVTRIAPLEVEYSDEPKKPRSVYDFEPDADTLFKALLPKYINTRIFAGLLDSAASVFAARRTAMKAATDNADELIRNLSREANQARQAQITQEISEIVGGVEALSSAGSE
- the atpA gene encoding F0F1 ATP synthase subunit alpha, yielding MAELTISSDEIRSAIEKYVSSYSPEVSREEVGVVTDTGDGIAHVEGLPSVMTEELLEFPGGVYGVAMNLEAQEIGAVILGESAGIEEGQEVKRTGKVLSMPVGDGFLGRVVDPLGEAIDGLGEIKAEAQRALELQAATVVQRQGVAEPMQTGIKAIDSMTPIGRGQRQLLIGDRKTGKTTVAVDTIINQKGNWDSGDPAKQVHCIYVAIGQKGSTIAGVKKSLEDAGAMEYTTIVAAPASDSPGLKWLAPYAGSALGQHWMYQGKHVLIVFDDLTKQAEAYRAISLLLRRPPGREAYPGDVFYLHSRLLERCAKLSDEMGAGSMTGLPIIETKANDVSAYIPTNVISITDGQCFLQSDLFNAGQRPAIDVGISVSRVGGSAQIKAMKSVTGSLKIDLAQFRELEAFSAFASDLDAASKAQLDRGARLMELLKQGAGDPLPVEEEVVSLFLGTKGHVDTVPVGDVRRFESEFLSYLRRTHESLLKDIVESKKLSDDGQKLIVDSVEEFKKQFTTSDGSSLTQEADAEAMDADAVGQETVQVNKPAPKK
- a CDS encoding F0F1 ATP synthase subunit delta → MSTLVNAASRDALAATELQLLQATDGAGAAEITGLADELFGVAALLGRESTLRRALADASTEPRSREELAKQLLAGKLGARALPVVVEAVRSRWSSAKDLVGGLERLARIALLVQAERAGRLDAVEDELFRLGRIIGAELELERLLADPAAATDGKTALVDELLGGKVEPVTQALVRQLVAHPRGGHVSEGLEELAELSAKRRERSVAHVRSAIELSEQQQQRLAATLQRIYSRPIAVHLEVDPAVGGGLLIKVGDEIIDGTTTGRLQSLRRDLAD
- a CDS encoding F0F1 ATP synthase subunit B, giving the protein MKTQMLLAAEGGHNPVIPEPAEIVVGLIAFLILLFVLWKYAVPRFEKIYAERSERIEGGIARAEQAQAEAQRTLEQYKSQLAEARAEAARIRDDARAEGQQIVEEMRTQAQTESERIVTQGQNQLAAQRSQIVAELRADLGRQAVDLAGRIVGESLEDETRRRGTVDRFLEELDSTSAPSGSSRS
- a CDS encoding ATP F0F1 synthase subunit C — its product is MSNIVLAQAAESAANINPGLAAIGYGLGAIGPGVGVGLIWAAVINGTARQPEAQGQLQGIAWISFVLVEVLALIGLVVYFIASAA